AGGTTTTTTGGAATTAGAAGCTGCAGTGATGTCTCCTGCAGCTAAGTCCAAGTCAAAGGATAAAAGGGTGAGTAAGGAACCACCCAAAGTTGCTTCAAGTGCAAATGCAGGCGCTGGGGTTCCCACCAGTGGATACAACCCTCTTTTGGGGACATTTCATGCACTTGACACAGCTCCGGTGACTTCAAATGCTGCTCGTTTCAGAAACATTGATGAGACAGATGACTTTAGTGGGCACTCTCATGGAGCTGGTGGAGAGTATGAAACTGTTTCCAATAATGGTAGCTGGTCTGGTGAGTCTGAGGACCATAAAGAGAGAACTTCTAATCTTCCTCTCCGACAAGAGACATTACTTGGCGCTGATAACGACAAGCGGGAAAAAATCCGTCAGAAAAACGAAAAGAAGCATCAACGTCAGAAGGAGAGGCGAGCACAAGAGTTGCATGAGAAGTGTAGTGGCTATCTCATGTCGAGAAAGCTTGAAGCACTAGCTCAGCAGCTTGTGGCTATGGGGTTCTCCTCGGAACAGGCAACTATGGCTCTTATTCTGAATGAAGGCAGAGTAGAAGAATCAGTAGCATGGTTACTTGAAGGCGGCGAAGAGGCAAACAAAGACACGGACAATATTGATACTGGGGGTAATTTGAAAATTGACATATCAGAAGAGCTTGCTCGCATTGTGCACATGGAAATTAGCTGTAAGTGCTCCAAGCAGGATGTGGAAAGAGCGGTAGTTGCCTGCGAGGGTGATCTTGAGAAGGCTGAAGAGATGTTGAGATCACAAAAGCAGGAGCCCCCCTCTGAGCCGCCCAAGCCAGAAGAAACTGTAAAAGTATCTGTAAAACCTTCATCATGTAGTACAATACCAGCGAAGAGAGATGATAAAGACTTCAATCATACTAAAGCTGTTGTCACAGCAGGGCCTTCTATGGATCCTGGGAGCCAAAATAGACCCTTACTGAAAAGGGCTCAGCTGAAATTGGACTGGGCCAAGCCACCTCAAGTGCCTGTACCCGTTGACAAAAGGTGGCCGAATGCAGGATCAAATCCTTCTATTTCCTATTCTGTGGCATCTTCTGTGCAGGTGTCACGTCCCACCAAGATAGAAGGCCCCCGTTATGTGgctattggaaatgaattgaagaATCTACAAATAGGAACTGTGAGAGAACCAGGTATGTTCATGCAACGAACCCAGTCTACCAATGCCAGGCAAACTCTAACCTCAAATGTAAGCTCATCTCCTCCAGGAACAGCAGGGTCGTGGTATCCTAATTATAGTGTTGAAACAGTGACACCCAATGGTATGATTCCACATGGTGTCAGCACTAACCAATTGTACAACCAACTTCATTATCAGCAGCACCAACAGCAAGAGCAATTTGTTTCCAGCAATGTCACTCTCAAATCTCCAGGGGCTAGCCGTGGAAATGGTTTGTGGAGTAGGACAGGTGTAGCACAGACACAAATGATTTCTCCAGCTACCTCGCTTGGACTCTTCTCCGGGCTGGGGACCGATGATTCTTTTGGGCTGTCACCTCCTGTTGACTGGGATACCAGTGTTGTCCCGATGGTGCAGCTAGATTACAACAACATAGACTGGAGTTTACATCCCGATCCGTCATCATCAAGAACAGGTGGTATCTGGCCAACAACAAAATCGTTTTTCCAAAACAATGCTCATACATATGATACATTTACCCCTGAACTCGCTGTAAATTCTACTGGAAGACCTGTTCTGGGCAATGGGATTGGTGTTGCGATCCCTGGATTGCAGGATGGAGCTGGTACAGCAGATGCCTTGGCGGGTCGTTCCCGGGAGTGGACTTCTCCCTTTGAAGAGAGAGATTTTTTTAGCTTACCAAGACAGTTTGTTTCTTCTCCCTCTCTGTAGTAGGGGTGGGGGGTTGGTGGGTGGGTGGGGGTTTTTTgagggggttggggggggggggtgattatTTGGCTGAATAAACAAgaaagagattaaaaaaaaaaaagaaaaaagaaaaggacagTGAATGAGCTTGGATTTGGTGTTTTGATGTTGGCTCTTATGATGCATTTGCCCTCTGATATTTTGATCAATCATAGTGAAAAATGCATACAGTCGTTTGGTTCGATACCgccttctttttcctttcttcccTTTCTCGCAATCCCCTCTAAATGAGATTCACattaaattttcttaaaaaatgacaaaaatCAGAAAAGCAATTTGTAGCTGTTTAATTTGGTTTATAGGTTTAGCATGCCAATatagttcactttttttttttttttgcggaaaAGGATCAGATTTGCCCTTTGTCCTTCGTTatcactatatgtttttatactgtctgctactactatttctttccaaagatctattactgaattctatctttgtggatcatgtgctgctatatttaatatttttcctttattacctccttctcgaagaataatgggttcttctataagcactctttttcctgatggtttaacattGTCTATAGGTTCTCCTGCTATTCTAAAATCTCTTCTTCTAGGTATATTTCCTGTACTAGTATCTACAGTGTATTGTTTTCCAACAGTTGTTCTTTGAAacggactagaactagatgcactgaattccattaattctttttgacttattatcgAGTCTATTTCTATTTCGTCATCACTATATggcatatcttctaatattttatcgaatTCATCTGATTTCTTTTGAtatatatgttctactctatatccccaattatcagttcgggcttcacataatttaaaatgacttatggtttcttctattgttagttctcctaacttacaccctttacatctaaaaagcatatttgtgttttctttctggagtctttttgcttcttctatagctatgtctacttcaaaatctttttatattaattctatgttcataaaggttgactcagtagtttcatttttatctagagtactttcttcttctatgtctttttgtggcgtataattataattagtaaaacgtatagatgtttttcccttagaattagtgtgcattaggtgagattctggctgtaagattttttttctattaaaaccCTCTAGATTtcattccatccctgcatattcttcagggtttatctttatgggttttattagttttattcctctatttcccattacctctactacatcttctaccttaattttaaattttgtattactattattagtcatttttcctagaaatcctacgcatattaataaattattaccgttaCACATCTCTTCATAacccttggtctgtattcctatttttatgtgcttttcaaattctgctaaattcattataaaatctgggctaatataaaagattcctccattatttgtcatgtctacctccgttagtcctattattgattttttcatgtctgaccatctatcgtcgtAAATCACTATTAgaactttagttcctaagttctttctagttaatccctttaatcctactactattaatcccatatgcattaaacttctttccgtattttttatttgtcttacagtcgctgggtctattaaacttattgtagtaactttagttcctatggctgataattgttcttctctataatgcCTATATAATTGTGCTGTACTTGACAACTGTCCTATATTATATAAggtttttggatttaatagttttaattggttttgttggaaaatttgtatatctctatctacgtctattacctcacttagctgttgattgttttcttttggtgttcttctacttaaaattcttgataagaaattattacctattctattttctgaaaaacttactcttggtctttcttgcctttctgatcctccttcgtttcttggtCTAGTTGAAAGAAGGTCCATCTTTGTGGTTTTCTGTTTACTTTAattttttctttctgaggtgttatCTCAACCTTCTTCAATtgttctattaattcttcaacttctttatttttaggggtctctttatttttttcttgttgTTGTTCACTTAACCACCGAACGTGTTCACctaataattctaaccttggtactattatttctattttctttattatttctaatattaatgaaattatagtaatattttgttgtagtattatttggtccgatttagcattaggtatataatctttatagtctgctggtaaaggtatagacttttctattaatttttaggcttcttcttgagctaatgttggtctactcatgaaagagtgatttcttttagttctgctactgtcttttttaattttctaatgtcactagttaaaacttctacttgttgCGTTATTTTAGAGAATATGTGGGTTgtttctatttcttttggtttttctgtaataactttaactaacttttctatttctgtctttgtaggtaatttttctagattaaatttattaactagagtctgaactttcttttctaattctaattcttgtgtttttaagtaatctagattttgttctaatttttcgaatgttttcttttgcttagtttgagatgcttctaccacctctaatattctagtgatatctttattattttcttgtattttttcactaaaatttatgagtaaatctactaatgtattcaactgtttgtcttcactatgtagtatatgttctccgttactgaaattgcactttataatactatggtcttttaatgctctatatttctttcctgggtatattcttaagtctaagtattctaggttttttaatgtatctatttttctagTTTTATTTATTACCCTATCGGAATTTTTATTTTACACGCTTCTTTATGGTGCTCTATAATAGTTGTAATTCttgctatatcttctcttataccgtgtaattcccacgttatagcagagattgtctcttcgttaatctgactttgtaagtgtctattttgtattagtgatgataatgtttctgaatttattatctctaaataCGCACTCAAagctttttctacttgtctatattctcgtcttttctttatatctctatataaataccaatgatctATAGCTATTTGTCAgacaaagggtagtgttctcatacaattaatatggtctaaatcgttTTTTATTCTTTGAGGTCTTTCTGGATTTTATATATCCtagtaacttatattctaatcctgatattatatctattaattcttgtagtcttaactggttttctttggtaCTACTTAATATAATATATTATGGGTATAGGTTATTTAATTCTTGTTTGACTTTTAAATAATGATCTTGCATCTATTAACCTAAAGGCATACGTTGTACTTTTTGTTCTAGCTGTTTAATATAGTTTTCAGTTCTAAATATCTAGTAGTTGGTAAAATGAATTTCCCAAAGAAGATTATTGCGAAAACTTAATACTGCTGTATTATTATTCAGTTCTCCTCTATAAGCTGTGTCTAAATAGTTAATATGTTCGGTAAGGGTCTTTCTTGAGCTTCTAAGGTTTACTAATATTGTTTGAGTAATGTAGATCATGAGATAGTGAAAACTTATATCTTTAGCAAAACAGTGTTGTTTCATTAACTCTAGTCTAGCAGTAGGTACAGGTGTTTGCTTTCTTCGTCTAGCAGAAAAGGGTCTTCTCATATAGTCTTAGATGAGTCTTAGGttccaaaaatcttctcgctctgataccaatattaaagggggtagtaaatttttcaataagaaaagttcaaaggacaaagcagGAAATTAATATTGtgttcaaataatttttttaacaatcctactcggtacttcctcactcctatatttTTTCTTATCATGCAGTTATAAATgattttctgtctatctcccaaattattattattattattattattattttattttattatgaacAGTAAAAGTGAACAGTAAAAAGTGAACAGTACTTttgaacagtttttttttttttttgtgcaatcacgaatcttgttatactTTTCATCTCTTTCTcctaacctttgttcttaataacagtcttctttaatCATACCCCGGTAACctcggccaacatcgtcctttattaTTCAGACATTAAACAACCTCttttaaaacctaggaatttacaggttaatccatcgaagttattaagaagttaagagaataaccatatactaagaataacaagTTCATAATGATAAGgaagtaattacttaaacataataatcacaaaataatttacataatagggagattagtacagaaaacatagtaaataaacttacatggtttgaagaaggagagaggtttccctttcggggaaccccaagaaaactacttcacactaggggGAGTTATTAAAAACTTAATACTGATTTACAATAGGGGTTTATATTACACAGGTTTTTGACTGGGCAAGGGATTGaagcatttgatgaaagagaaggggaatatgaaATTTTTTAGAGAGAGGTGGCTGATGCTCTTCTTCGTGATGTCTTTGCTTCTtcacaaatgctgctatttataggtGTCTGGCGGACTTCAACTTCGGATTTCAAAATGCTAAAGAATctcttgagttcagccgggtgctctttgggtcccatcgtcacgtgaactttttcaaaagaaaCTTTATTTACTCGTCTTTTAGCTGATCTGTCCGTTTACTGTGACTGATCTGTCCATTTACTGTGGCTGCTTTATTAAAGTTGCTTTTAATAAAGCTTATTTTTCTGCAAATGTCTGCTAGCCGTTGCTTTTTTCAACGAATCTTTCAGCCTTTTATCTCatcataactatttcctccactacGTCTGTCTGattacatacacacacatatataatttttttttttatgtgtctaaattatgtagtgcaatagaatcaaaactcatgcatgagtctacatcatttggatcttgagagTCTTGAAATACACTGTCTTGGaaattaatatcatctccttcgaaatctgaactatggattggtgacatcccttgacttggagataattccggACTAAGATTTTTAACTACATGTTTATCTTGTTCCTTTGTGTGGAAGaatttttctagtgtctcttttactatactttttattttttcattctttttcttttttgcaagtgtgtTTTTCTTTGTAGAAGgtgctccttgcgtaagtgtctttgatagtctatatatatatatatatatatatatatatatatatatatatattttgatgtaTTTGCTCTTATAATATAACTTTGGGATCGTTAATTCCCTTTGTTCCCACCTTTATTACCATAGGTGGTGTTTACGTTGATATTTATTTCTCTATAAGTCTGCTCACAATTAAACCCGATCCACTTTACAAAATTAACCTTCAAATATTGCCAAAGACTCAAACCTTGACAAAGTTAAAATAAACTTAGAAAACAAATCTTACCCGCCAAAAGAACCTATCAATCTCACCATGTCCCTGCTCTTAGGCCATGGAACTGGCACTTTATACCCATCAGGACAATGCCTTTACCTATGCTCCATACAAGACAAGGTATAAAATCAACTGTAACTGAACCCTTACACTGCTTCCAATCAAAATTCTCCATACCAATTCATCATTTTTGTGTATCATTTGAACGAACATCATTGATGGGATTACTGATTGGATTCAACTGGGTTTGAGGAAATGAGTCTTTGGAAAGGGTTTATTTTGCAAAGTGGGCCGGGTTTAGATTGAGAGAAATAAGTATCCACTTAGGCTTCACGTTGGATAAAAGTATAACGAAAGACAAAAATAACTTTTTTTGAAGAGAACAGGGCAAATCTAaatcttttcccttttttttttctttttttttgttatagaaaatagaaaataaaaaacGAAATTGTTGCGAGCTATTGCATAGAAGTGAGGTTTACCTTGTGCGCACCCAAAGAGGAGGATCTGCGGATttccttgtcataaaaaaaaaagtgaaattgtTGATCGGCATGTGTTGGTTATCCATAGTTAATATTTCGTATTAAGTGATAAATAAAGGTAACATTACTTATAAATTAACAATGTTTAAATGATCTATGTAAATGGCACATATCATGCGCTTAATGTAATGTTAACCATGTTTAAATGATAAAATTTATGTGAATGATGTGATACATGTTATGCACTCCTAATAATCGTAACTTGCAAATAAGTTCGAAGACAAATTTTATAAGGTAATTGCATCATTGCTCTCCcacaaaaatgaatgaaaaaataACCTTACAAATAAGAAGGGAAAATAAAAGGAAGGGAGGAATTTAGATTTTGATTTAAAATATAAAGTGGAAGCTCACTTGtcagttttttctttttattttgtgaTTCAGTGTCTAGTTCCCTTTTGACCGGCTAATTcaaattttttaatataatattcaaattgtaagaggccaAGAGATCTTATTTCCTCTTTGGGTAATCTCCTCTAAATGTATTTATCTCCCCTTATATTTTTATTGTCTTGGTTTTCATTAGTCAAAAATCAAATAGAGATAATAAATAGATTAAGACTAACCCAGATTTATCCTCTTTTTATTCCTGTGTTTAATATGGCTAAAAGACTGAACATAAGCCTTCTTTCTCTTGCTTAGGTTTTATTGATTGATTTTTTAGACTTCCTAACTTAAAAGAATTTTAATTATAAGTGCAACACCAGCACAaaatttgaaaagtattttttatactccatatttattttttaacGTTAGACAACTACAAGTGATTTTAGAGTACTTACAGGTGTGCTCTCACTTGCTCATTGATAAGTAGAAGATATAAAGGTGAAACTTTTAAAGAAATTAAAAGAACTCACCGTGCAATTTAAGTgctcaaattattattatttttttatttgttagTTTCTCATTGCTTTGGCGTCTATTCAATCATTACTGCAGATAGAGTGTTCATGGTTTGATTTAGGTCGGTTTTTCTCTAATAGAAAACAAAATCAATCAAGACGAATTTTTTAAATGTTAAAATCAAAACAAACCAATTAGGTTTGAAGTTTGAGAGAATTGGGGaaataaggggatcttatgggttattatttagttaggtcgggtttaaatgatggagcggatttaaaaaatgattttgggttatttgggggataatttccgtcaagacaggggtatatttgaaaactttaaaaatGATAGGGGTATTTTTAACCCAAAATAAgtttggaggatatttttagccatttTTCCAAAGCAGAGCGGTATTTTTGATCCTTTTCCCTATAAAAAATGATTCATTCTTGGGGTTTGAATACAAAATTTTTGGTTAAGATCTAGATTTGCAACAGAAAGTCCCACTTTGGGTGGTAAACTGTTCCTTATCAAAGGCGATTTCATTCCCAGAGTTCGAATCTGAGATTTCTGGTTAACATTCAAATTTATGCCGGAAAGTCCCGATAAACTGCTCGCTACCAAAAAAGTTATATACGCAGACCTTAAATACGAAACCTCTAATCAAGGATGGAAGAGTACTTATCACTTCACTATAAATTTTGGTGATTACTTATAAATGTAACTTGTAagatttatagcctgtttggccaagctttggGAAGGTCAAAAGTGTTTTTACTttaaaaagtgcttattttaaaaaagtgaggcGTTTTGCCAAATTTTTTGGAGAATATAAGTTATTCTAAGGAGTAGCAGAAATtgttttcagaagctaaaaaaaatagtttttcccAAAAGCACTTGTTTTGAAAAGCAATTTTGAGAAAATACACTttgaaacactttttaaaagcttagccaaatactaattgttgctcaaaagtatttttaaaattaattgaccaaacacaAACTGGGGGCTTTTAATTAAAGGTAACAAAAAGGTTTAAAAATTGGGTTGGGGTAACTCTGGTTTTTTTAATTGAGTAGGGGTGATAAACTTTGGATTAGTGATTAGGGAGTTTTGACTTGCGCCAAAGgtatatttttaacactttaaccccaaGCTTTGTTTTTCACACTTTGccttcaagttttatttttaacactttgacccaactcATATAAATCATAAAATACCCCCATGCCCCCTGCCCCAACCCCCTCCCTGTCCCCAGTCCCCCGCCCCTCCCCTTGCcccccacccccacaaaaaaaatgtttttttaaaaaagattttgaaaagttttttttgtaCTACCCACACCCCCCCCCACCACCCCCCACCCtccaaaaataattttatttttaaaattttttttgaAAAGATTCTGTTTTTGGGTTTTTGCACCACCCCAACCCATCCACCTCTTCCCTCGCCCTTGCCCCCCACCCCcacgaaaaaaaatattttttaaaaaaaaaatttgaaaagttttttttttgtttgtttattgTACCACCCCCCGCCCCACCACCCCCCACCcttccaaaaaaattaattttatttttaagaaaattttttgaaaggtttttgtttttgattttttgcaccaccccctcCCCATCTACCCCTCTCCCTGCCCTtgccccccaccccacccctcacgaaaaaaatgttttttttaaaaagagtttgaaatgttttttttgtttgttttttgtacCACCCACCCCCCGcccaccacccccaccctcccaaaaaaaataattttattttaaaaaaaagttttgaaaagtttttgtttttgattttttgcaccacccccaccccatccACCCTCCCTCCCACCCCCAGCCCAAACCccacaaaaaaatgtttttttttaaaatgagttTGAAAAGTTAAGtttcttttatttgtttttttgtaCCACCCACCCCCCGCGCCCCACCACTCCCTACCCtcctaaaaaaataattttattttaaaaaaaaaattgaaaaaattttgtttttgattttttgcaccacccccaccccatccACCCTCCCCCCGCCCTCTCACCCCCAAACCCcacaaaaaatgtttttttaaaaaagattttgaaaagtttttttgcaccaccccctaccatcccaaaaaaaattaattttatttaaaaaaaaagttttgaaaagtttttgtttttgattttttgcaccccccccccccttccgcaaaaaaaaaatcttgaaaagtaatttttttcctTTGGTTTCTTATTTCACTCACCCACCcggaaaaagttttttttaataaaaagtttttattttttgcatcacccaccccccaaaaatattcttgaaaagaagttttgaattagagagagagatacctcctccatatgttgatcctagcaaacccggaagaaggcggacaaagaggaggcgtggaatcgGGGA
The sequence above is a segment of the Lycium barbarum isolate Lr01 chromosome 6, ASM1917538v2, whole genome shotgun sequence genome. Coding sequences within it:
- the LOC132600763 gene encoding uncharacterized protein LOC132600763 isoform X2, yielding MSPAAKSKSKDKRVSKEPPKVASSANAGAGVPTSGYNPLLGTFHALDTAPVTSNAARFRNIDETDDFSGHSHGAGGEYETVSNNGSWSGESEDHKERTSNLPLRQETLLGADNDKREKIRQKNEKKHQRQKERRAQELHEKCSGYLMSRKLEALAQQLVAMGFSSEQATMALILNEGRVEESVAWLLEGGEEANKDTDNIDTGGNLKIDISEELARIVHMEISCKCSKQDVERAVVACEGDLEKAEEMLRSQKQEPPSEPPKPEETVKVSVKPSSCSTIPAKRDDKDFNHTKAVVTAGPSMDPGSQNRPLLKRAQLKLDWAKPPQVPVPVDKRWPNAGSNPSISYSVASSVQVSRPTKIEGPRYVAIGNELKNLQIGTVREPGTAGSWYPNYSVETVTPNGMIPHGVSTNQLYNQLHYQQHQQQEQFVSSNVTLKSPGASRGNGLWSRTGVAQTQMISPATSLGLFSGLGTDDSFGLSPPVDWDTSVVPMVQLDYNNIDWSLHPDPSSSRTGGIWPTTKSFFQNNAHTYDTFTPELAVNSTGRPVLGNGIGVAIPGLQDGAGTADALAGRSREWTSPFEERDFFSLPRQFVSSPSL
- the LOC132600763 gene encoding uncharacterized protein LOC132600763 isoform X1, translating into MSPAAKSKSKDKRVSKEPPKVASSANAGAGVPTSGYNPLLGTFHALDTAPVTSNAARFRNIDETDDFSGHSHGAGGEYETVSNNGSWSGESEDHKERTSNLPLRQETLLGADNDKREKIRQKNEKKHQRQKERRAQELHEKCSGYLMSRKLEALAQQLVAMGFSSEQATMALILNEGRVEESVAWLLEGGEEANKDTDNIDTGGNLKIDISEELARIVHMEISCKCSKQDVERAVVACEGDLEKAEEMLRSQKQEPPSEPPKPEETVKVSVKPSSCSTIPAKRDDKDFNHTKAVVTAGPSMDPGSQNRPLLKRAQLKLDWAKPPQVPVPVDKRWPNAGSNPSISYSVASSVQVSRPTKIEGPRYVAIGNELKNLQIGTVREPGMFMQRTQSTNARQTLTSNVSSSPPGTAGSWYPNYSVETVTPNGMIPHGVSTNQLYNQLHYQQHQQQEQFVSSNVTLKSPGASRGNGLWSRTGVAQTQMISPATSLGLFSGLGTDDSFGLSPPVDWDTSVVPMVQLDYNNIDWSLHPDPSSSRTGGIWPTTKSFFQNNAHTYDTFTPELAVNSTGRPVLGNGIGVAIPGLQDGAGTADALAGRSREWTSPFEERDFFSLPRQFVSSPSL